The Prevotella melaninogenica ATCC 25845 genome includes a window with the following:
- a CDS encoding tetratricopeptide repeat protein, which produces MGSNGFLLQEETKRIDERLSLLKAESQWNNLKLFLVKMSKKYYNESFFLTELSNVCTKLEQLEEAYEYSRKAFELNSADYLVKYNYIFALLNLDRLDEAFVIIKQIKRVSTIHIAYSKSGEGLKWAKSIKNDTKYLEGVYYLKKGLLAKAQKCFTLHLRNRRRGIYSDFTKRQVMKKINECLHHPKP; this is translated from the coding sequence ATGGGAAGTAATGGTTTCTTACTGCAAGAGGAGACGAAGCGAATAGATGAAAGATTGTCACTTCTTAAAGCCGAATCACAATGGAATAATCTTAAACTATTCTTAGTAAAAATGTCAAAAAAATATTATAATGAATCATTCTTCTTAACGGAACTATCCAATGTTTGCACTAAGTTGGAACAATTGGAAGAAGCATATGAATATTCACGAAAAGCGTTTGAGTTGAATTCCGCAGACTACTTGGTTAAGTATAATTATATATTTGCATTGCTGAACTTGGATAGGCTAGATGAAGCTTTTGTCATTATTAAACAAATTAAACGTGTTAGTACAATACATATAGCCTATAGTAAATCTGGAGAAGGTTTAAAATGGGCTAAATCTATAAAGAATGACACGAAATATCTTGAAGGAGTATATTATCTAAAAAAAGGTTTATTGGCTAAAGCCCAAAAATGTTTTACTCTACATTTAAGGAATAGAAGAAGAGGAATATATAGTGATTTTACTAAAAGGCAAGTTATGAAGAAAATTAATGAGTGCCTACACCATCCAAAGCCATGA